Proteins encoded by one window of Arabidopsis thaliana chromosome 2, partial sequence:
- the MYB88 gene encoding myb domain protein 88 (myb domain protein 88 (MYB88); CONTAINS InterPro DOMAIN/s: SANT, DNA-binding (InterPro:IPR001005), Homeodomain-like (InterPro:IPR009057), Myb, DNA-binding (InterPro:IPR014778), HTH transcriptional regulator, Myb-type, DNA-binding (InterPro:IPR017930), Homeodomain-related (InterPro:IPR012287), Myb transcription factor (InterPro:IPR015495); BEST Arabidopsis thaliana protein match is: Duplicated homeodomain-like superfamily protein (TAIR:AT1G14350.2); Has 35333 Blast hits to 34131 proteins in 2444 species: Archae - 798; Bacteria - 22429; Metazoa - 974; Fungi - 991; Plants - 531; Viruses - 0; Other Eukaryotes - 9610 (source: NCBI BLink).), with translation MEETTKQNNMKKKKKILLHSDDSKKKERHIVTWSPEEDDILRKQISLQGTENWAIIASKFNDKSTRQCRRRWYTYLNSDFKRGGWSPEEDTLLCEAQRLFGNRWTEIAKVVSGRTDNAVKNRFTTLCKKRAKHEAMAKENRIACCVNSDNKRLLFPDGISTPLKAESESPLTKKMRRSHIPNLTEIKSYGDRSHIKVESTMNQQRRHPFSVVAHNATSSDGTEEQKQIGNVKESDGEDKSNQEVFLKKDDSKVTALMQQAELLSSLAQKVNADNTDQSMENAWKVLQDFLNKSKENDLFRYGIPDIDFQLDEFKDLVEDLRSSNEDSQSSWRQPDLHDSPASSEYSSGSGSGSTIMTHPSGDKTQQLMSDTQTTSHQQNGGELLQDNGIVSDATVEQVGLLSTGHDVLKNSNETVPIPGEEEFNSPVQVTPLFRSLAAGIPSPQFSESERNFLLKTLGVESPSPYPSANPSQPPPCKRVLLDSL, from the exons ATGGAAGAGACAACTAAGCAGAacaacatgaagaagaagaagaagattcttcttcattccgaTGATTCCAAGAAGAAGGAGCGTCATATTGTTACTTGGTCTCCTGag GAGGATGATATACTAAGGAAGCAAATCAGTTTACAGGGAACTGAAAA TTGGGCGATCATTGCATCCAAGTTTAATGATAAGAGCACAAGGCAGTGTAGAAGAAG ATGGTATACATACTTGAACTCTGATTTCAAGAGAGGAGGTTGGTCCCCTGAAGAAGATACACTTTTGTGTGAG GCACAGAGATTGTTTGGGAATAGGTGGACTGAGATAGCAAAAGTGGTCTCAGGAAG AACGGATAATGCTGTGAAGAACAGGTTTACTACACTGTGCAAGAAGAGGGCTAAGCATGAAGCTATGGCGAAAGAGAACAGGATTGCTTGTTGTGTTAACTCAGACAACAAGAGACTGTTGTTCCCAGATGGTATTAGTACACCGCTAAAAGCCGAAAGTGAATCTCCTCTTACTAAGAAAATGAG GAGAAGTCATATTCCAAATCTTACAGAGATTAAGAGCTATGGGGATAGATCACATATAAAGGTTGAATCGACTATGAATCAACAGAGAAGACATCCATTTTCTGTAGTAGCCCACAATGCCACAAGTAGTGATGGTACAGAGGAGCAGAAACAAATAGGCAATGTGAAAGAGAGTGACG GTGAGGATAAAAGTAACCAAGAGGTGTTTCTTAAGAAGGATGATTCAAAGGTGACAGCTTTGATGCAACAAGCTGAACTTCTCAGTTCATTGGCCCAGAAAGTTAATGCAGACAACACAGACCAAAGCATGGAGAATGCCTGGAAG GTTCTACAGGATTTCTTGAATAAGAGCAAAGAAAATGATCTATTTAGATATGGAATCCCAGATATTGATTTCCAACTCGATGAATTTAAAGATCTTGTTGAGGACTTGAGGAGTAGTAATGAAGATAGTCAATCATCTTGGAG GCAACCTGATCTCCATGATTCACCAGCAAGCTCTGAATATAGCTCAGGATCAGGATCAGGATCAACCATAATGACGCATCCTTCTGGTGATAAAACCCAACAACTTATGTCTGATACTCAGACAACATCACATCAGCAAAATGGTGGGGAGTTACTACAAGATAATGGGATTGTGTCTGATGCAACTGTGGAACAAGTGGGTTTACTCTCAACTGGTCATGATGTGTTAAAGAACTCTAATGAGACTGTGCCTATCCCGGGTGAAGAAGAGTTTAACTCGCCTGTTCAAGTCACTCCATTGTTCAGATCTCTAGCAGCAGGCATCCCAAGCCCACAATTCTCTGAAAGT GAGAGGAACTTTCTGCTAAAAACACTTGGTGTCGAGTCCCCATCTCCATATCCAAGTGCTAATCCTTCACAACCACCTCCTTGCAAAAGAGTCCTTCTCGATAGCTTGTAA
- the MYB88 gene encoding myb domain protein 88 (myb domain protein 88 (MYB88); CONTAINS InterPro DOMAIN/s: SANT, DNA-binding (InterPro:IPR001005), Myb, DNA-binding (InterPro:IPR014778), Homeodomain-like (InterPro:IPR009057), Homeodomain-related (InterPro:IPR012287), HTH transcriptional regulator, Myb-type, DNA-binding (InterPro:IPR017930), Myb transcription factor (InterPro:IPR015495); BEST Arabidopsis thaliana protein match is: Duplicated homeodomain-like superfamily protein (TAIR:AT1G14350.2); Has 8359 Blast hits to 7654 proteins in 549 species: Archae - 0; Bacteria - 2; Metazoa - 785; Fungi - 539; Plants - 5060; Viruses - 3; Other Eukaryotes - 1970 (source: NCBI BLink).) produces the protein MEETTKQNNMKKKKKILLHSDDSKKKERHIVTWSPEEDDILRKQISLQGTENWAIIASKFNDKSTRQCRRRWYTYLNSDFKRGGWSPEEDTLLCEAQRLFGNRWTEIAKVVSGRTDNAVKNRFTTLCKKRAKHEAMAKENRIACCVNSDNKRLLFPDGISTPLKAESESPLTKKMRRSHIPNLTEIKSYGDRSHIKVESTMNQQRRHPFSVVAHNATSSDGTEEQKQIGNVKESDGEDKSNQEVFLKKDDSKVTALMQQAELLSSLAQKVNADNTDQSMENAWKVLQDFLNKSKENDLFRYGIPDIDFQLDEFKDLVEDLRSSNEDSQSSWRQPDLHDSPASSEYSSGSGSGSTIMTHPSGDKTQQLMSDTQTTSHQQNGGELLQDNGIVSDATVEQVGLLSTGHDVLKNSNETVPIPGEEEFNSPVQVTPLFRSLAAGIPSPQFSESVSIHLTN, from the exons ATGGAAGAGACAACTAAGCAGAacaacatgaagaagaagaagaagattcttcttcattccgaTGATTCCAAGAAGAAGGAGCGTCATATTGTTACTTGGTCTCCTGag GAGGATGATATACTAAGGAAGCAAATCAGTTTACAGGGAACTGAAAA TTGGGCGATCATTGCATCCAAGTTTAATGATAAGAGCACAAGGCAGTGTAGAAGAAG ATGGTATACATACTTGAACTCTGATTTCAAGAGAGGAGGTTGGTCCCCTGAAGAAGATACACTTTTGTGTGAG GCACAGAGATTGTTTGGGAATAGGTGGACTGAGATAGCAAAAGTGGTCTCAGGAAG AACGGATAATGCTGTGAAGAACAGGTTTACTACACTGTGCAAGAAGAGGGCTAAGCATGAAGCTATGGCGAAAGAGAACAGGATTGCTTGTTGTGTTAACTCAGACAACAAGAGACTGTTGTTCCCAGATGGTATTAGTACACCGCTAAAAGCCGAAAGTGAATCTCCTCTTACTAAGAAAATGAG GAGAAGTCATATTCCAAATCTTACAGAGATTAAGAGCTATGGGGATAGATCACATATAAAGGTTGAATCGACTATGAATCAACAGAGAAGACATCCATTTTCTGTAGTAGCCCACAATGCCACAAGTAGTGATGGTACAGAGGAGCAGAAACAAATAGGCAATGTGAAAGAGAGTGACG GTGAGGATAAAAGTAACCAAGAGGTGTTTCTTAAGAAGGATGATTCAAAGGTGACAGCTTTGATGCAACAAGCTGAACTTCTCAGTTCATTGGCCCAGAAAGTTAATGCAGACAACACAGACCAAAGCATGGAGAATGCCTGGAAG GTTCTACAGGATTTCTTGAATAAGAGCAAAGAAAATGATCTATTTAGATATGGAATCCCAGATATTGATTTCCAACTCGATGAATTTAAAGATCTTGTTGAGGACTTGAGGAGTAGTAATGAAGATAGTCAATCATCTTGGAG GCAACCTGATCTCCATGATTCACCAGCAAGCTCTGAATATAGCTCAGGATCAGGATCAGGATCAACCATAATGACGCATCCTTCTGGTGATAAAACCCAACAACTTATGTCTGATACTCAGACAACATCACATCAGCAAAATGGTGGGGAGTTACTACAAGATAATGGGATTGTGTCTGATGCAACTGTGGAACAAGTGGGTTTACTCTCAACTGGTCATGATGTGTTAAAGAACTCTAATGAGACTGTGCCTATCCCGGGTGAAGAAGAGTTTAACTCGCCTGTTCAAGTCACTCCATTGTTCAGATCTCTAGCAGCAGGCATCCCAAGCCCACAATTCTCTGAAAGTGTAAGTATCCACCTAACAAATTGA
- the MYB88 gene encoding myb domain protein 88 has product MEETTKQNNMKKKKKILLHSDDSKKKERHIVTWSPEEDDILRKQISLQGTENWAIIASKFNDKSTRQCRRRWYTYLNSDFKRGGWSPEEDTLLCEAQRLFGNRWTEIAKVVSGRTDNAVKNRFTTLCKKRAKHEAMAKENRIACCVNSDNKRLLFPDGISTPLKAESESPLTKKMRRSHIPNLTEIKSYGDRSHIKVESTMNQQRRHPFSVVAHNATSSDGTEEQKQIGNVKESDGEDKSNQEVFLKKDDSKVTALMQQAELLSSLAQKVNADNTDQSMENAWKVLQDFLNKSKENDLFRYGIPDIDFQLDEFKDLVEDLRSSNEDSQSSWRF; this is encoded by the exons ATGGAAGAGACAACTAAGCAGAacaacatgaagaagaagaagaagattcttcttcattccgaTGATTCCAAGAAGAAGGAGCGTCATATTGTTACTTGGTCTCCTGag GAGGATGATATACTAAGGAAGCAAATCAGTTTACAGGGAACTGAAAA TTGGGCGATCATTGCATCCAAGTTTAATGATAAGAGCACAAGGCAGTGTAGAAGAAG ATGGTATACATACTTGAACTCTGATTTCAAGAGAGGAGGTTGGTCCCCTGAAGAAGATACACTTTTGTGTGAG GCACAGAGATTGTTTGGGAATAGGTGGACTGAGATAGCAAAAGTGGTCTCAGGAAG AACGGATAATGCTGTGAAGAACAGGTTTACTACACTGTGCAAGAAGAGGGCTAAGCATGAAGCTATGGCGAAAGAGAACAGGATTGCTTGTTGTGTTAACTCAGACAACAAGAGACTGTTGTTCCCAGATGGTATTAGTACACCGCTAAAAGCCGAAAGTGAATCTCCTCTTACTAAGAAAATGAG GAGAAGTCATATTCCAAATCTTACAGAGATTAAGAGCTATGGGGATAGATCACATATAAAGGTTGAATCGACTATGAATCAACAGAGAAGACATCCATTTTCTGTAGTAGCCCACAATGCCACAAGTAGTGATGGTACAGAGGAGCAGAAACAAATAGGCAATGTGAAAGAGAGTGACG GTGAGGATAAAAGTAACCAAGAGGTGTTTCTTAAGAAGGATGATTCAAAGGTGACAGCTTTGATGCAACAAGCTGAACTTCTCAGTTCATTGGCCCAGAAAGTTAATGCAGACAACACAGACCAAAGCATGGAGAATGCCTGGAAG GTTCTACAGGATTTCTTGAATAAGAGCAAAGAAAATGATCTATTTAGATATGGAATCCCAGATATTGATTTCCAACTCGATGAATTTAAAGATCTTGTTGAGGACTTGAGGAGTAGTAATGAAGATAGTCAATCATCTTGGAGGTTCTGA